One window from the genome of Spirosoma rhododendri encodes:
- a CDS encoding T9SS type A sorting domain-containing protein: MKQIILFGLLAGLLSVNSPLRAQVAPRDSDARKGSRLELGRTGATPKSTAGGLPNQRFSLVKKPATASLDRALSVSKNAPINAYYRSLLVARAGAKAGARTTAAEAAGSVEGKITKEVSESDDNLMFANEHIAVSNIYPNPANDYAEISYQYTGAVNEAKLVLINVLGSPVAEYELAKNDRKLRIATSDMMTGYYFYQLSLDGKKVATKKLLVRHQ; encoded by the coding sequence ATGAAACAAATTATACTTTTTGGTTTACTCGCCGGCTTACTGTCGGTCAACTCCCCGCTCCGGGCACAGGTTGCCCCGCGCGATTCCGACGCCCGAAAGGGTAGTCGGCTGGAGTTGGGCCGTACGGGTGCCACGCCGAAGTCAACCGCAGGTGGTCTTCCCAACCAACGGTTTTCGCTGGTGAAAAAGCCCGCGACCGCTTCCCTCGACCGGGCCCTTTCGGTTAGTAAAAACGCTCCCATCAACGCCTATTACCGGTCACTACTGGTAGCCCGCGCAGGTGCCAAAGCCGGGGCTCGCACAACAGCAGCGGAAGCCGCCGGTAGTGTTGAAGGTAAAATCACAAAAGAAGTCTCGGAGAGCGACGACAACCTGATGTTTGCCAATGAGCACATTGCCGTGTCGAACATCTACCCCAACCCCGCCAACGACTACGCCGAGATCTCGTATCAGTACACGGGGGCTGTCAATGAAGCAAAACTGGTGCTGATTAACGTACTGGGTTCGCCGGTTGCAGAGTACGAGCTGGCGAAGAATGACCGCAAACTCCGCATCGCCACGAGCGACATGATGACAGGCTACTATTTCTATCAGCTTTCGCTGGATGGTAAGAAGGTAGCCACTAAAAAACTGCTGGTCCGGCATCAGTAG
- a CDS encoding outer membrane protein assembly factor BamD encodes MQYLRFARLLALVCCFGFLVSCSSFNKLQKTATDEQKYKAALQYYEKKDWYHAGLLFEELIPVLKGSTESEMAQFYHAYTQFNQQQYLLSSTLFKKFYETFARSEHAQEAMYMYAVSLYKDAPDFNLDQSNTLTATSALQDFINNYPDTQYRDETTKMILELRQKLERKAYEKAKLYFKTSGFNIASYKSSVISINIFQRDFPDSPYNEELAFLKVDAEYSLAQNSLETKQKERYQEAMTYYQGFVDKYPNSKYLKQAEKMFESSQKEIDRLTKLEVEREKEKQLQKQQQAPANRPGKVTAARQ; translated from the coding sequence ATGCAATACCTTCGTTTTGCTCGGCTGCTAGCCCTCGTTTGTTGTTTTGGTTTCCTCGTTTCCTGTAGTTCGTTCAACAAACTACAGAAAACCGCCACCGACGAACAGAAATACAAAGCCGCCCTCCAATACTACGAGAAAAAAGACTGGTACCACGCCGGTCTGCTGTTCGAGGAACTGATTCCTGTTCTGAAAGGAAGCACGGAGTCAGAGATGGCGCAGTTTTACCATGCGTACACGCAGTTCAATCAGCAGCAGTACCTGCTGAGCTCAACGCTGTTCAAGAAGTTCTATGAGACGTTTGCCCGTAGCGAACACGCGCAGGAAGCCATGTACATGTACGCGGTTTCGCTCTACAAAGACGCGCCCGACTTCAACCTCGATCAGTCGAATACGCTGACGGCGACATCGGCTTTGCAGGACTTTATCAATAACTACCCCGACACGCAGTACCGCGACGAAACCACGAAGATGATTCTGGAGCTTCGTCAGAAACTGGAGCGCAAGGCCTACGAAAAAGCCAAACTGTACTTCAAAACCAGCGGCTTCAACATTGCCTCCTACAAGTCGTCGGTTATCTCGATCAACATCTTTCAGCGCGACTTCCCGGATTCGCCCTACAACGAAGAACTGGCGTTCCTGAAAGTCGATGCCGAGTATAGCCTGGCGCAGAACAGCCTGGAAACAAAGCAGAAGGAACGTTATCAGGAAGCAATGACTTATTATCAGGGATTTGTTGACAAGTATCCGAACAGCAAATACCTGAAGCAGGCCGAAAAAATGTTTGAGTCCAGCCAGAAAGAAATCGACCGGCTGACAAAACTGGAAGTAGAACGGGAAAAGGAAAAACAGTTGCAGAAACAGCAGCAGGCTCCTGCCAACCGGCCCGGCAAAGTAACGGCGGCCCGGCAGTAA
- a CDS encoding DNA-directed RNA polymerase subunit omega, with protein sequence MATNQSIITRDNDKIARETGNLYESVSIISKRARQIAVKNKEELSSKLSEFVSAVDNLEEVFENREQIEISKFYERMPKPTSTATDEFLEGKVYWRYNDEEPQQ encoded by the coding sequence ATGGCAACCAACCAATCTATCATCACCCGCGATAATGACAAAATCGCGCGCGAAACCGGTAACCTGTACGAATCTGTTTCGATCATCTCGAAGCGGGCCCGTCAGATTGCGGTTAAAAACAAAGAAGAGCTGAGCAGCAAGCTGTCGGAGTTTGTATCGGCAGTCGATAACCTGGAAGAGGTATTCGAGAACCGTGAGCAGATCGAAATTTCGAAATTCTACGAGCGGATGCCCAAGCCAACCTCGACGGCTACCGACGAGTTTCTGGAAGGCAAAGTGTACTGGCGTTACAACGACGAAGAGCCGCAGCAGTAA
- the coaBC gene encoding bifunctional phosphopantothenoylcysteine decarboxylase/phosphopantothenate--cysteine ligase CoaBC, producing MLAGKRILLGVTGSISAYKSALLVRLLVKAGAEVQVIMTESAQTFITPLTLSTLSKRPVLSQFVANGQTGEWTNHVELGLWADVLVIAPASARTLARCANGLADDLLSAVYLSARCPVFFAPAMDLDMYQHPATTANLARLSSYGNHIIKAEYGELASGLVGEGRLAEPETIVQVLAAHLAQRPELAGRHVLITAGPTQEPIDPVRYISNHSTGKMGYAIARAFAMAGAQVTLISGPTALPLPALGVRRIDVRSAQEMFTAAAAEFPTADVLILNAAVADYTPVHVADRKIKKKETEFALELTRTTDIAATLGAQKRPGQWLMGFALETDNEQANALSKLQSKHLDWIVLNSLRDSGAGFGYDTNKITVMDKAGQTHAFDLKSKDAVAQDLLDLVANALTAPSV from the coding sequence ATGCTTGCCGGAAAACGAATTCTACTGGGTGTTACGGGCAGTATTTCCGCCTACAAATCGGCTCTGCTGGTGCGGTTGCTGGTGAAGGCTGGGGCCGAGGTGCAGGTCATCATGACCGAGTCGGCCCAGACGTTCATCACCCCGCTGACGCTGTCGACGCTCTCGAAACGGCCCGTTCTGAGTCAGTTCGTTGCTAACGGGCAGACCGGCGAATGGACGAACCATGTCGAGCTGGGTTTGTGGGCCGATGTCCTGGTCATTGCCCCGGCTTCGGCCCGTACGCTGGCCCGCTGCGCCAACGGCCTGGCCGACGATCTGCTGTCGGCGGTGTATCTGTCGGCACGCTGTCCGGTATTTTTCGCCCCGGCCATGGACCTCGACATGTACCAGCACCCGGCCACAACGGCCAATTTGGCCCGGTTGTCGTCGTACGGTAACCACATCATCAAAGCCGAATACGGCGAGCTGGCGAGTGGGCTGGTAGGCGAAGGTCGACTGGCCGAGCCGGAAACCATCGTACAAGTGCTTGCGGCTCACCTTGCCCAACGGCCTGAACTGGCCGGACGGCACGTGCTGATAACGGCCGGGCCAACGCAGGAGCCCATCGACCCGGTGCGCTATATCAGCAACCACTCTACGGGAAAAATGGGCTACGCAATCGCACGCGCCTTCGCCATGGCTGGCGCGCAGGTGACACTCATCAGCGGACCAACGGCTCTGCCCCTGCCTGCATTGGGCGTTCGGCGAATCGATGTGCGCTCGGCACAGGAGATGTTTACCGCTGCCGCAGCCGAATTTCCGACTGCCGACGTGCTGATTCTGAACGCGGCCGTGGCCGACTACACGCCGGTACACGTGGCTGATCGGAAAATCAAAAAGAAAGAGACAGAATTTGCGCTGGAACTAACCCGAACCACCGATATTGCGGCTACGCTCGGGGCGCAGAAACGACCGGGTCAGTGGCTGATGGGCTTTGCGCTGGAAACAGATAATGAGCAGGCTAACGCGCTGTCGAAGCTGCAAAGCAAACACCTCGACTGGATCGTACTGAACTCCCTGCGCGACTCCGGCGCGGGCTTCGGATACGACACCAACAAGATCACCGTTATGGATAAGGCCGGCCAGACTCATGCCTTCGACCTAAAATCGAAAGACGCCGTGGCGCAGGATTTGCTCGACCTGGTTGCCAATGCCCTGACAGCACCTTCCGTATGA